The DNA sequence TTCAACCCAAAAATAAGGTTGAGGGTAATATTCTTCAGCAGCTTCATAAAATGAACAGCCTTCCCGGCCCGGCCAACTTACACTCTTTTAAACTTATAAGGATATACCTTTCCTGATGCCCATTGAGCCACATAGATGTTCTCATCGTCGTCAATGCAGACATCATGCGGATGCTTAAACAAGGGGGTCTCCTGGCGCATAGGCTGTAAGATCCCGTCTTTATATACCGGTTCGCTTCCGCCGATATTGGAAACTACCTTGTTGTCCTTGTCAAGGATCGTGACGAAGCCGGAGTTTTCATGGCTCAGGTCGGGCGAACGCAGCACTGCGGCATATAAATGATCCCCTTTGATCACCGGGCGGCATACGCATGCTCCCGGCAGGTTAATGATCTCCAGTAATTTCCCGTCCATGCTGAAGCGTTTAAAACAGCAGCGGGTACGATCAGTAATCAGCAAAGTAGGATCGCCCTTGCGGTAATCCACGCAGATCCCATGCGCATTGTCCAGGTTAGCATCGGTTTCGCCTTTGCCGCCGAAGTGCGCTTTTAGTTTTCCCTTCGAATCGTATTGCATAATATGCTGCAGACCGTAACCGTCTGCAATATAAATATCGCCGTTGGGAGCAACTGTCGTTTCAGTAGGGACAAACTGTTCCTTCTTTTCATACAGGCCGGTTTCGGCAGGGTAATCGATGGTCATTATTACCTTTCCGTCCGCAGTGGTCTTAAATACCTGGTGCCGCTGGGTATCGGTAATGAAAAAGAATTCTTCGCCGCCTTCCCGGCTAAGGGTAAGGCCGTGAGCGCCCGGGAAGGCATGCCCCCAGCTATCTTTTAGTTTCCCCGATTTATTATAGACAAGGATATTATTTTTCACTTCGTTGGTAAGTAAGACGATCCTGCCTTTTTTATCCTGGACCATTTCATGACAGTCCTTTACAGGGAAACGGCTGGAGTCAAGTATTCCCCAGCCTTCTTCCTGCGCATAGGTCATTCCGTTATGCCCGTATACTTTTGCAGGTTTTTTCATACCGAAAAGGTTGCCCGTAATGAGAATTCCCGATGAGAGAACCGCTGTGTTCCTGATAAAGCTTCTGCGCTCCATAAATTTGTTTTATTCGTTTTTATATATTGTTCGGGTGAAAGATCGTTAATTCAGGCCATTAATCCGTCAATTACTTTTCCGGCAACATCCGTGAGGCGATAACGTCTTCCCAGGTGCTTGAAGGTAAGCCGCTCATGGTCCAGCCCCAGCAGGTTAAGAACCGTAGCATGGAAATCATGAATGTGTACCGGATCTTTCACAATATTATAGCCAAACTCATCGGTTTCCCCGTAAACAATGCCCGGTTTTACTCCGCCTCCCGCCATCCACATGGAGAAGGCCCGGGGGTGGTGGTCGCGGCCGTAGTTATTGAATTCCAGGTGCCCCTGGCAATAGTTGGTTCTGCCGAATTCTCCGCCCCAGATAACCAGGGTGTCTTCCAGTAGCCCGCGCTGTTTCAGGTCGGTTACAAGGGCGGCGGAAGCCTGGTCCACGTCCTTTGCCTGGCCGGCCATCTCGTTGGGAAGATTGCCATGCTGATCCCATCCCTGGTGGTAAAGCTGTACGAATCGTACGCCTTTTTCCACCAGCCGGCGCGCCAGCAGGGCGTTGGCGGCATAAGTGCCCGGAACCAGGCAATCAGGCCCGTAGAGTTTGATTACGTGGTCGGGTTCGCCGGAAAGATCGGTCACATCTGGCACGGAAGTTTGCATGCGGTAGGCCATTTCATATTGCTGGATCTTGGCCGTGATCTCCGGGTCGCCGAATTCATCATATTGAAGCTGGTTGAGTTCCCCGAGTTTGTCCAGCAAGGCGCGCCGGCTTTTACCGTCGGTGCCTGCGGGATGCCCAAGGTACAGGACCGGGTCGGGGCCGGGCATGAACTGCACTCCCTGGTGAACGGAATCAAGGAAGCCGTTGGTCCATAACTTGGAATATACCCCCTGTCCGTTCCCTTTTCCCTTGGAAACCAGCACGCAGAAAGCCGGCAGGTTTTGGTTTTCGCTGCCCAGGC is a window from the Anseongella ginsenosidimutans genome containing:
- a CDS encoding DUF1501 domain-containing protein codes for the protein MKKDAIHDAIIESRLKVNRRQFLSRLSVGIGSAALGSLLIPDLFSRSVAAGEEFTPGIPHFAPKAKRVIYLFQSGAPSQLESFDYKPMLREMMGKDLPESVRGGQRLTGMTANQASFPLVGSYYDFQQYGKARAWVSDLFPFTAKVVDDICIVRSLHTDAINHDPAITFFQTGAQQGNRPSMGAWLSYGLGSENQNLPAFCVLVSKGKGNGQGVYSKLWTNGFLDSVHQGVQFMPGPDPVLYLGHPAGTDGKSRRALLDKLGELNQLQYDEFGDPEITAKIQQYEMAYRMQTSVPDVTDLSGEPDHVIKLYGPDCLVPGTYAANALLARRLVEKGVRFVQLYHQGWDQHGNLPNEMAGQAKDVDQASAALVTDLKQRGLLEDTLVIWGGEFGRTNYCQGHLEFNNYGRDHHPRAFSMWMAGGGVKPGIVYGETDEFGYNIVKDPVHIHDFHATVLNLLGLDHERLTFKHLGRRYRLTDVAGKVIDGLMA